From one Geoalkalibacter halelectricus genomic stretch:
- a CDS encoding DUF4212 domain-containing protein — protein sequence MSSRESQPQTPPDDYRVNFFRPRPGYMRQKVFYIWVLLTSWAVFTFGFQLMLSWTSRTPEGEGFITDLSLFGFPFHFWYSGHFLIVWFIVLCFLFNTFIDRLTHIYRPRK from the coding sequence ATGAGCAGCCGCGAATCCCAGCCCCAAACGCCCCCCGATGATTACCGCGTCAATTTTTTTCGTCCCCGCCCCGGTTACATGCGCCAGAAGGTCTTCTACATCTGGGTGCTGCTGACCAGTTGGGCGGTGTTCACGTTCGGCTTTCAACTGATGCTTTCCTGGACCAGCCGCACCCCCGAGGGCGAGGGTTTTATCACCGACCTGAGCCTGTTCGGCTTTCCCTTTCATTTCTGGTACAGCGGGCATTTCCTCATCGTCTGGTTCATCGTGCTGTGCTTTCTTTTCAACACCTTCATCGATCGCCTCACCCACATCTATCGTCCGCGCAAGTAG
- the truD gene encoding tRNA pseudouridine(13) synthase TruD has translation MVRGGPVNPFLSAHFPGTGGLIKETPEDFEVEELPLYTPCGNGEHLYLFIEKKGLTTLEALRHLAQAFEVRERDLGYAGLKDARALTRQWISVPGGRREQLAGLNVPGLRVLEADYHRNKLRLGHLAGNRFRIRIRGVADDALEVARDVLHVLTQVGVPNYFGEQRYGVLNNNHRVGQALVAGDFAEAARQILGDPQSIQDRRWRLAAQAFWEGDFATALNALPRRMADERRLVAALRDGAEARQAVLGFPRRKLRLFLSACQSWLFDRLVAMRLGSLDVLWAGDLAYIHGKGACFSVEDPSREQPRADRFEISPSGPLFGTKVRLATAQAGLLEESLLEHARLRLESFRLPAGLTMEGERRPLRVPLGQAEVTPLADALEVSFELPRGSYATSVIREIIKGDAPGTPQDSAPSKQNV, from the coding sequence CTGGTGCGCGGGGGGCCCGTGAATCCCTTTCTCAGCGCGCACTTTCCCGGTACCGGCGGACTCATCAAGGAAACGCCCGAGGACTTTGAGGTCGAGGAACTTCCGCTCTATACCCCTTGCGGAAATGGCGAGCACCTCTATCTCTTCATCGAAAAAAAGGGCCTCACCACCCTGGAGGCGCTGCGCCATCTCGCCCAGGCCTTTGAGGTGCGCGAGCGCGATCTTGGCTATGCCGGCCTCAAGGACGCGCGCGCCCTGACCCGCCAATGGATATCCGTGCCCGGCGGGCGTCGCGAGCAACTCGCCGGCCTCAACGTGCCCGGTTTGCGGGTGCTTGAGGCCGATTACCACCGCAACAAGCTGCGCCTCGGCCACCTGGCGGGCAACCGCTTTCGCATCCGCATCCGCGGAGTCGCCGATGACGCCCTGGAGGTCGCCCGCGACGTGCTCCACGTCCTCACCCAAGTCGGTGTGCCCAACTACTTCGGGGAACAGCGCTACGGAGTGCTCAACAACAATCATCGGGTCGGGCAGGCCCTGGTGGCCGGAGACTTCGCCGAAGCGGCCCGGCAAATCCTCGGCGACCCGCAAAGCATCCAGGATCGGCGCTGGCGACTGGCGGCCCAGGCCTTTTGGGAGGGGGATTTCGCCACCGCCCTCAACGCCCTGCCCAGGCGCATGGCGGATGAACGCCGCCTGGTGGCGGCGCTGCGCGACGGCGCGGAGGCACGCCAGGCCGTCCTGGGCTTTCCGCGGCGCAAACTGCGGTTGTTTCTCTCCGCCTGCCAATCCTGGCTGTTCGACCGCCTGGTCGCCATGCGGCTTGGGAGCCTCGATGTGCTCTGGGCCGGGGATCTCGCTTATATTCACGGCAAGGGTGCCTGCTTTTCGGTAGAGGATCCCAGCCGCGAGCAGCCCCGCGCCGATCGCTTCGAGATCAGCCCCTCCGGACCGCTCTTCGGCACCAAGGTGCGCCTGGCCACCGCTCAGGCCGGGTTGCTCGAAGAAAGCTTGCTGGAACACGCGCGGCTGCGCCTGGAATCCTTTCGCCTGCCGGCCGGCCTGACCATGGAGGGCGAACGCCGTCCCCTGCGCGTGCCCCTGGGGCAAGCCGAGGTAACACCACTTGCGGACGCTCTGGAGGTGAGCTTCGAGCTGCCGCGCGGCAGCTATGCCACCAGCGTCATTCGCGAAATCATCAAGGGCGATGCTCCCGGCACCCCTCAAGACAGCGCCCCGAGCAAGCAAAATGTCTAG
- the trmB gene encoding tRNA (guanosine(46)-N7)-methyltransferase TrmB, translating into MQRMILINSPFFFSEERIKSVSDWAQEFGNDQPLSLEIGCGTGHFIVELARRNPQRNYLAIDIFNRGCDKTCRKLHDEGLSNVRVARAEARQLLSQHLAPGSLSEIFINCPDPWPKKRHRRRRLVNAEFLSLLRYALRPEGALYFASDVQDYARDVAALLDDTTCFERARESAVVEELPDYPRSKYMERFLERGEPIYFVHFRRRPQAAAQVEPPRIQPGFRLHWCAGGP; encoded by the coding sequence ATGCAACGCATGATCCTGATCAACTCACCTTTTTTCTTTTCCGAGGAGCGCATCAAGAGCGTCTCCGACTGGGCCCAGGAGTTCGGCAACGACCAGCCCCTGTCCCTGGAAATCGGCTGCGGCACCGGCCACTTCATCGTTGAACTGGCCCGCCGCAACCCCCAGCGCAATTACCTGGCCATCGACATCTTCAATCGCGGCTGCGACAAAACCTGCCGCAAGTTGCACGACGAGGGGCTCTCCAACGTACGCGTGGCGCGCGCCGAGGCGCGCCAGCTTCTCTCGCAGCATCTGGCGCCGGGTTCCTTGAGCGAGATTTTCATCAATTGCCCCGATCCCTGGCCGAAAAAACGCCATCGGCGCAGGCGCCTGGTCAACGCTGAATTCCTGTCCCTGCTGCGCTACGCCCTGCGGCCCGAGGGCGCGCTGTACTTCGCCTCCGACGTGCAGGACTATGCCCGGGACGTGGCTGCTCTTCTCGACGACACCACTTGTTTTGAGCGCGCGCGGGAGTCCGCGGTGGTCGAGGAACTGCCCGACTATCCGCGCTCCAAATACATGGAGCGTTTTCTCGAACGCGGCGAGCCCATTTATTTCGTGCATTTCCGGCGCCGCCCCCAGGCAGCGGCCCAGGTTGAGCCGCCGCGCATCCAGCCGGGCTTTCGCCTCCACTGGTGCGCGGGGGGCCCGTGA
- a CDS encoding selenium metabolism-associated LysR family transcriptional regulator, which produces MDLKRLEVFCRTVEYKSFTRAAEVLLLSQPTVSEHIRHLEELLGEKLLDRLGREVLPTPAGRILYQYAQRMLRLKDEACQAIEHFRGNLAGHLALGASTIPGAYLLPRRIAAFKREVPSIQISLLISGTGNIERGLLQGDLELAIIGAQAKDARLECRALFYDEIVLAVPPDHPLARQPEVGVADLHAQDFLLRERASGTRAVTTATLREHGFDLDKARVVAELGSGEAIRESVKAGIGVAFISSLAVAEEQRRGTLAIVALKDFSLQRPFYLTHRRNRQLTPVAEMFCRHLEETAAIAK; this is translated from the coding sequence ATGGACCTGAAGCGCCTGGAAGTTTTCTGCCGCACCGTCGAATACAAGAGCTTTACCCGCGCCGCCGAGGTGCTGCTGCTATCGCAGCCGACGGTCAGCGAGCATATCCGCCACCTGGAGGAGCTGCTCGGGGAAAAACTTCTCGATCGCCTGGGCCGCGAGGTGCTGCCCACCCCGGCGGGGCGCATTCTTTACCAATACGCCCAACGCATGTTGCGCCTCAAGGACGAGGCCTGTCAGGCCATCGAGCATTTCCGCGGCAACCTTGCCGGCCATCTGGCCCTGGGGGCCAGCACCATACCCGGCGCCTACCTGCTGCCGCGCCGCATCGCCGCATTCAAGCGCGAGGTGCCCTCCATCCAGATCAGCCTGCTGATTTCGGGCACCGGCAACATTGAGCGCGGCCTGCTGCAGGGCGATCTCGAGCTGGCCATCATCGGCGCCCAGGCCAAGGACGCGCGCCTGGAATGCCGAGCGTTGTTTTACGACGAAATCGTTCTCGCCGTCCCCCCCGACCACCCCTTGGCCCGCCAACCCGAAGTCGGTGTCGCTGATTTGCACGCGCAGGATTTTCTCCTGCGCGAACGCGCCTCGGGCACCCGCGCGGTGACCACCGCGACCCTGCGTGAACACGGCTTTGATCTCGATAAGGCGCGCGTGGTTGCGGAACTGGGCAGCGGCGAAGCCATCCGCGAGAGCGTCAAGGCCGGCATCGGCGTTGCCTTCATTTCGTCCCTGGCCGTTGCCGAGGAACAGCGCCGCGGCACCCTGGCCATCGTTGCCCTGAAGGATTTCTCCCTGCAGCGTCCCTTTTACCTGACCCACCGGCGCAACCGCCAACTCACGCCCGTGGCCGAGATGTTCTGCCGACACCTCGAGGAAACCGCCGCCATTGCAAAATAG
- a CDS encoding threonine aldolase family protein, which yields MMNPLPAPVARKNQFASDNYSGICPQAWQAMAAANQGWADAYGNDPWTEQACDLVREFFETDCQVFFVFNGTAANSLALAALCHSYHSVICHESSHVETDECGAAEFFSNGTKILLVPGAGGKVDLEAVAHTVGRRSDIHYPKPKVLSITQATELGTVYSESELCAVGDLARRLGLRLHMDGARFANALASLNAAPADLSWRAGVDVLTLGGTKNGMAVGEAVVFFNRELALEFDYRCKQAGQLASKMRFLAAPWIGLLQSGAYLDNAAHANRCAALLEREISAIPGISLCHPRQANAVFVSMPPALSEALQARGWHFYTFIGSGHARFMCSWNTEERDVRALANDLRDLAAHLPHRHPAAKN from the coding sequence ATGATGAATCCATTGCCAGCGCCGGTTGCACGCAAAAATCAATTCGCCAGCGACAACTATTCCGGCATCTGCCCGCAGGCTTGGCAGGCCATGGCCGCGGCCAATCAGGGCTGGGCCGACGCCTACGGCAATGATCCCTGGACGGAGCAGGCCTGCGACCTGGTGCGCGAATTTTTCGAAACCGATTGCCAGGTGTTTTTCGTTTTCAACGGCACCGCCGCCAATTCTCTCGCCCTGGCCGCCCTGTGCCATTCCTACCACAGCGTCATCTGCCATGAGAGTTCCCACGTCGAGACGGATGAATGCGGCGCGGCGGAGTTCTTCTCCAACGGCACCAAAATCCTGCTGGTTCCCGGCGCGGGCGGCAAGGTGGATCTGGAGGCCGTCGCGCACACCGTGGGCCGCCGCAGCGACATTCACTACCCCAAGCCCAAGGTGCTCTCCATCACCCAGGCCACGGAACTAGGTACGGTTTATTCCGAGAGCGAACTGTGCGCCGTGGGTGACCTGGCGCGACGCCTGGGCCTGCGCCTGCACATGGACGGGGCGCGCTTTGCCAACGCCCTGGCGTCCCTGAACGCCGCGCCGGCGGATCTCTCCTGGCGCGCCGGCGTCGACGTTCTCACCCTAGGCGGCACCAAGAACGGCATGGCCGTCGGCGAAGCGGTGGTCTTCTTCAACCGCGAACTCGCCCTGGAATTCGACTACCGGTGCAAGCAGGCCGGGCAACTAGCCTCGAAAATGCGCTTTCTCGCCGCACCCTGGATCGGCCTGTTGCAAAGCGGCGCCTATCTGGACAATGCCGCTCACGCCAACCGCTGCGCGGCGCTCCTCGAGCGCGAAATCAGCGCGATTCCGGGGATAAGCCTTTGCCATCCCCGCCAGGCCAATGCCGTCTTTGTCAGCATGCCGCCGGCCTTGAGTGAGGCCTTGCAGGCGCGGGGCTGGCATTTCTATACCTTTATCGGATCGGGCCACGCCCGCTTCATGTGTTCGTGGAACACCGAGGAAAGGGATGTGCGCGCCCTGGCAAACGACCTGCGGGATCTCGCGGCGCACCTGCCCCATCGCCATCCCGCCGCCAAGAATTAG
- a CDS encoding MFS transporter: MPTILFTTVLALSVLYAPQPLLPVIMSEFGVSRSSAALLTTVCFVPLSLAPLVYGYVLESVSPRRMLRVSVFLLALSQVLFFFGPTFSSLLAVRAFQGALIPAILTALMTYVSLASGKGSVQRTMAVYVSATILGGFLGRALSGWVATAFGWRYSFLVLAASLLLAFYLLGRLREASSLTLGKPHPRMLLDVLRRPGFLRLYLVVFGFFLVFAAIMNFIPFRLTEISAQANEFRIGLMYSGYLMGLITSLSAVRIGAWVGGEMPALRLGLGVFVLALAGMLAPSVGGLFAMMFLFCAGMFLAHATASGLLNRCSGANKGIVNGLYVSFYYAGGALGSYAPAPIYRAFGWEGMIWALIGVALLTWLATWKSGPADAGPSTT; this comes from the coding sequence ATGCCGACGATTCTGTTTACTACCGTCCTGGCGCTGAGCGTTCTCTATGCTCCCCAGCCGCTGCTGCCGGTGATCATGAGTGAATTCGGCGTGTCGCGCTCCAGCGCGGCCCTGCTGACCACCGTGTGCTTTGTGCCCCTGAGCCTGGCTCCGCTGGTCTACGGCTATGTGCTCGAGTCGGTTTCACCACGCCGCATGCTCAGGGTCAGCGTGTTTTTGCTGGCGCTCTCCCAGGTGCTGTTCTTTTTTGGGCCGACCTTCTCCAGCCTGCTGGCCGTTCGCGCGTTCCAGGGCGCCCTGATCCCCGCGATTCTCACCGCCCTGATGACCTATGTTTCCCTCGCCAGCGGCAAGGGTTCGGTGCAGCGCACCATGGCCGTGTACGTTTCCGCCACCATTCTGGGCGGATTCCTGGGGCGCGCCCTGTCCGGTTGGGTGGCGACGGCTTTTGGCTGGCGTTACAGCTTTCTGGTCCTGGCGGCCAGTCTGTTGCTGGCCTTTTACCTGCTGGGCCGTCTGCGCGAGGCCTCGTCCCTGACCTTGGGCAAGCCCCATCCGCGGATGCTGCTCGACGTGCTGCGGCGTCCCGGCTTCCTGCGCCTTTATCTTGTGGTTTTTGGGTTTTTTCTGGTCTTTGCCGCCATCATGAACTTCATTCCCTTTCGTTTGACCGAAATCAGCGCGCAGGCCAACGAATTTCGCATCGGCCTGATGTACAGCGGCTATCTCATGGGCCTGATCACATCCCTGAGCGCCGTGCGCATCGGTGCCTGGGTCGGCGGCGAGATGCCGGCCCTGCGCCTGGGGCTGGGTGTCTTTGTCCTGGCGCTGGCCGGGATGCTGGCGCCCTCGGTGGGGGGGCTGTTTGCAATGATGTTTTTGTTTTGCGCCGGGATGTTTCTCGCCCACGCAACCGCTTCGGGGTTGCTCAACCGCTGCTCCGGCGCCAACAAGGGTATCGTCAATGGCCTCTATGTATCCTTTTATTACGCCGGCGGCGCCCTGGGATCCTATGCGCCGGCGCCGATTTATCGGGCCTTCGGTTGGGAGGGGATGATCTGGGCACTTATCGGCGTGGCTCTGCTGACCTGGCTGGCGACCTGGAAATCAGGCCCCGCGGATGCGGGGCCCTCGACCACCTGA
- a CDS encoding 4Fe-4S binding protein produces MSTPIAIEQKYQMVAQRRSLQWVLLPIMLITIALGWKYPLLGFSVAAAMATGMIGGVLRGRYVCGNLCPRGAFFDRMVAPFAPRAKVPAFMRGMPFRLTVLAGLMGFMVWRIAQNPGDLNHWGFVFWTMCALTTAVGLGLAFTLHPRAWCTICPMGTMQNLLGGHKQRLRIASSCRACGKCEGACPMNLSIAADKKLGALQDRDCLKCPECIAACPVNALQWPDAKN; encoded by the coding sequence ATGTCCACGCCAATCGCCATTGAACAAAAATACCAGATGGTCGCTCAGCGCCGTTCCCTGCAATGGGTGCTATTGCCCATCATGCTGATCACCATCGCACTGGGGTGGAAATACCCGCTGCTGGGATTTAGCGTCGCCGCCGCCATGGCGACAGGCATGATCGGCGGCGTGCTGCGCGGCCGCTACGTGTGCGGGAATCTCTGTCCGCGCGGGGCCTTTTTCGACCGCATGGTCGCGCCTTTCGCCCCCCGCGCCAAGGTTCCAGCGTTCATGCGCGGCATGCCCTTTCGCCTGACGGTTCTCGCCGGACTGATGGGCTTTATGGTCTGGCGCATCGCGCAAAATCCCGGCGACCTCAACCACTGGGGCTTTGTGTTCTGGACGATGTGCGCCCTAACCACCGCCGTGGGCCTGGGCCTGGCATTCACCCTGCATCCGCGCGCCTGGTGCACCATCTGCCCCATGGGTACCATGCAGAATCTGCTCGGCGGGCACAAGCAGCGCCTGCGGATCGCCTCCTCCTGTCGCGCCTGCGGTAAATGCGAAGGCGCCTGCCCCATGAACCTCTCCATTGCCGCGGACAAGAAACTCGGCGCCTTGCAGGATCGCGACTGCCTCAAGTGCCCCGAATGCATCGCGGCCTGCCCGGTCAACGCACTGCAATGGCCCGACGCGAAAAATTAG